The DNA sequence TGCAGCCGTCCACGTACTCAATCACCAGCACCTTGGCCGTGCTCAGCTCGCGGTAGGGCCGCGGGATGTAGAAGTTGGTGTAGTCGGCGTAGAGCTTACGAAACTGCTCCATGGCGCGGGCCTCGGCGGTGTAGTCCAGCTCCTTGCTTATGCTGCGCTCGAAGGCGTCCACCACGTCCTGGGGGTTGGCCAAGCCGTGGTTGCGCAAAAAGCCACCCGTCAGGCGCACCAGCTCGTGCAGCAGGGCCAAGTCGCCGCGCACCTTGTCCTGCACGCCGGGGCGCTGGATTTTCACCACCACGTCCTCGCCCGTGCGCAGGCGCGCCCGGTGCACCTGCCCGATGCTGGCCGAGCCAATGGGCACATCGTCGAAGGCGCTGAACACATCTTCCAGAGGCCGGCCCAGCTCGTCGGCCACAATCTGGCGGGCCACGGCCACGTCGAAGGGGGGCACGTTGCTTTGCAGCTTCTCGAACTCGTCGATGAGGGCCTCGGGCAGCAGGTCGGCGCGGTTACTCAGGGCCTGGGCCAGCTTGATGAAAGTGGGCCCCAGCTCCTCAATCACGAGGCGGGCGCGCTCCCAGCGCGTGGTATCGAACACGGTGCGCTCGGCGCGCTGCCAGCTCACGCGGCGGCTGGCGCCCACCAGCCGGCGCAGGGGCGTAGTCGTCACCACGTCCTCAAAGCCGTACTTGAGCAGCACCTCCCCCACTTCTTTGAGGCGCGTGAGGTTGGAAATCGTATTCTTGAACATGGACCGCGGATTTAGCGAATTCAACGGATTTTTGGGGTTCCGCTCGTTTTTCGGGTTGGGGCGGCAAGCTACGGCGGGGCCCCGGGCTGCTGGCTTTTCGCCGGCTATCCGGTAGCCGTTGCCCGGTAATCGTTACCCGGCCGGGGCCCCTGGTTTCCAGACGGTCCAATGGTTATCGGGCGGCGATTACCGGGCAGCTGGCAAAGAACCGGCAGCCCGGCGCCGGGGCCCCACAAGCCAAAAAATCCGTTTGCCCACCGGCAAACGGATTTTTTATTTCGCTAAACTAAACGCGGGGCCTACGCCTCGGACGAACCAGCGGCGGGCTTCCGAGCCGCGGCGCGGGGCTTGGCGGGGGCTTTGGGGGCTCTGGCTTTAGCGGGGGCGCTTACCTGGCCAGCGGCTTTTTGGGTGGCGCCGGCCACTTTGCTGGCTACGCTCCCGGCGGCTTTGGGGGCCCCGGCTTTCTTGGCGGGCGCTTTTTTGGCTGGCGCTTTTTTGGCGGAGGCCGCGGGGGCGTTGTCTTTGGTTTTGCCCTTGAGGCCTACTGAGTCCTTCATGCGGTCGGCGAGGCCCTTGAGCTGCTGCTCCAGTTCGGTGCGCTTGGTTTCGCCGCTTTTCAGCAGGTCGTCCACAATTTTCTTGCCTTCCTGCTCGCTGAGTTTACTGTCTTTCACCAAGGCGTCGATGGTGCTTTGCACTTTCTTGTTACCCTGGGCCAACCCCTGGGCTAGGTAGCCCACCCCGGCGTTGATGAACTTTTTGAACAGGTCTTCCATGACGAGAAGGGGGACTGGAGTGAAAAGAGGAGAAGGCTTGGCGGCCCGGGCCCACCCGCGGCGGGCGGGACCCCGGGGCAGTTTACGAATATTTTGATAAACGGCGGGCCGGGGCCCTAAGGCTTGCGCCCGAGCTTGTGGTTTTTGTAGCCCTTGATGGCCAGCGGAATCCAGCCTAGCAGCGGAATAAAATAGGCCAGCACGAGGGGGTTGCGCCACAGCATTTTCCAGAACGCGCCCGGCGCGTCGAGGCGCATCTTGAAGTTCCGTTCGCCGTTCGTTACGAAGCGGCGCTCAAACTCGGCAAAGGCTGCGGGCCAGGCAAAGGGTAAAAAGAAGGGGAAAAAGCGGCGGTTTTCCTTCATGCGCTGCCACAGCTCGCGCCACTGGTAAGGGTGCTGGCCGTGGGCAATTACGGCGGCGTCGAGTTCGGCCTGCATGCGGCCGCGCACCTGCTCGCCCAGGGCCTCGTACTCGGGGCGCGTCAGCGCGTCGTACGCTTTGGCGGTGAGGTCGGCGGGCCGGATACGGGTGCCCATCACGAAGGTGAGCTTGGCGGGCAGGGCCAGGTAAAAAATCCAGGGCTGCACCACCATGAGCAGCAATAGCCCCGTGATGGGCAGGAACGGGATGCCGATTTTCTTGACCAGCCGGTTCACCCACGCGAAGCTGTAGGCATAGGGGTCGAGGTACTCGCCGTTGATGCAGTAGAAGGGCACAATGTCGGTGCCGTGCAGCAGGCTCATGCGGATCATGCTGGTGGCCAGGCGCTGCAGCTGGTACTTGCGGTTGAAGCCCTTGCCAATACCCGCCACGCCCTCGGGATACAGCATCAGGTTGTGGTCCTGGTAGTACATCATGGTTTCGAAGTTGCGCGTGGTGGCGTCCACGCTGCCGCACTTCTTCCAGAAATTGCGCACCAGGTAGGGATTCATCAGCGTGGTGGCCGAGAGCAGCGGGGCCGAGAGCGGCCGGGGCAGGTCGCGCAGGTGGCCGTGGCACTGCTGCAAGTGGCGCCACAGGTGCGAGAGGGCCACAATGGCGTCCCACGGAAAGGCCATGCCCGAGTGATTCGAGGCAAAAATCAGCGGCCGGTCGGGATTATTGCGCTGCGGGTAGTCGTCGAAGCCCACCAGCTCGGAGCGGAACCACACCCGGTCGAGGAGCTGCAAAATGTTTTCGTCCAGCGTTTGGGTAAACTCTTCCTTAAAGTAGTCCCTGTAGATGTGTTGGTTGGCCACCAGGTCGGGCGGGGGCGGCGCAGAAGCAACAATCGGGCGGGGCATGGCGGCGGGCGGGCGGGGCCGGGAAGGTACCGCGTTTTGGGGAATTGAAAAGCGGGAAGTGGGGAGCAGGGAGTGAGTGCTGCCCCCCATTTCCCACCTCCCGCTTCCCAAAACCCGCTCCCTAAATGCGGCGCTGGAGGCGCAGGCTGGCCGCGAGCAGCTCGCCGCCGGGGTGGCGCACAATCAGGTGCAGCACCGTGCCGCTGGTGCTGCGCAGCAGGTGGGTGAGCTGGGTGAGCGAGAGCAGCTCGACCGGCAAAATGCCCACCGCCAGCAGCTCGTCGCCGTCTTGCAAGCCAGCGGCGGCGGCGGGCGTACCCGGCACCACGCCCAGCACCTGGTAGCGCCGCAGGGCAGGCCCAACGGCCAGCACGTCGAAGCCCGCCATGTCGTGCTCGAAAGGCTCGGCGAAGGCCAAGCTCCGGCGCAGCCACAGCTGCCGGTGCGGGTAGTCGATGACGATGCGGAAGCGCCGCAGCAGCTCGTAGCCCACGCTGCCGTTGCGGAACACGTCGGTGCGCGCGTGCACATCGGCCGCGTTGGGGAACGAGGTGAGCACCGTGGGCAGGCGGTAGCGGCCCATGTCCACGGTGGCCACGCGGCCCAGCACCCCGCGCACCAGCCCGTTCAGGCCGTGGCCCAGGTCGGCGGGCAGGCCGGGCGCGGGCAGGTGCAGGCGCGGGTCGGAGGTAGTTTCGAGCGACAGCGCGTGGCTGGCCCCGGTGTCGAGCAGCAGCTTCAGGGGCCGGGCGGCCGAGTCGCCGTCCTGGCGCACAGCCACCGTGAAGTACGCCTTGCGCCCCTCAATAGCCAGCGGCAAGCCAGTCCAGCGGCGGCTGTGGGGCGGCTGGTACACTGCCGGCGGCGTAAGCACCAGCCGCTCCTGCCCCCCCACTTGCCCCTCAAACGCCGCCACGAAGCTTTGGAACAGCTCCGACCCCAGGATGCCGTGCACCCGCAGCCCCATGTAGCCCGACAGGTTCAGCGAGTCGCCGTTGAGCACCAGCAGTGCCATGGCCGGGGCCACGGCTTCTTGGCCGTGGCGGCCCAGGCCCACGTGCACCCGGGGCGACTGGTAGGCCAGCAGGCCGGTGGGCTTGCCCCCGGTCCCCACCACCCGGAAATCCTGGCCGTGGGGCAGGTGCAGCGAATCGGCAATAGCCGGCGACAGCAGCAGCGACGAGGCCACGCCAGTATCGAGCAGGAAGTTGTAGGGCCCCGTACCGTTTAGCCACACTTGTACAATAGGCAGGTTGCGCTGTACCTGTAGCAGCAGGGACATGCGCCGCTGCCCGGCCCGCGCCAGCCGAAACAGGCCGGCATCCTGGCCGTAGCCCGGTTGGACCCCTGCCAGCAGCAGGGCCAAAACCAGCAGGCGGGCCCCAGCCCGGCGCAGCGCAAATAAGCAGATTAGCGTTTTCATTACTCCCGTAAGATACGGGTTATAAGACCATTATTAACACCCTGGTCGTGCCCGTAACCCCAGATTATTGTCCGTTAGGGCAATCATTGCATAAGGGGCGCTGCGATGGGCTTATTTGTACTGCGCGAATGGAGGAGACGCCGTGGTTTTATTTCCCCATCACCAACAGCTAAGCGCTTGGCTTGGCTGCAAAGCTGTTTAGGAAGTCTGAAAATTCAAAATCGAACGTCATGCTGAGCGCAGCCGAAGCATCTCTCCCGCAGCAGTAATCCTGATTAGTTGAGCAGTAGAGATGCTTCGGCTGCGTTCAGTATGACGGTCTGACGATTTCCTAAACAGCTTCTGCGTGTACTTGTGCCGCCAAGCCATACTTAAAACCATTTTAAGGTCAGTGCACGGTCCGGTCCGCCGGCTTTTCGACCAGCCGACTGGTTGGCCAGCACCCGCTTGTTCTCCCTGACGACAAGCGGTTGGCCGGCTGAAAAAGCTAGCGGACCAGCAGCAGCCAGACCGTATACTAACCTGAAAAATGCTCTAGAGCGGTTTCCAATTCAATGTACAGAATTTCACGTACCTTCTGTTATGAAAGCGTATTCGATTGATTTGCGGGAACGGGTAGCGGCGGCATGTGCCGCGCCGCAGGCCCGGATTTACCAAGTGGCGGCGCAATTCAGCGTTTCCATCTCCTTCGTGGACAAGCTTTTGCGTCGTCAACGTACGAGCGGTTCGCTGGCGGCCCTGCCCGCGAGCGGCGGCCCGATGCCGCGCCTGGACCCGGCGGGCCAGGACCTGTTGAGGGCCTGTCTGGTGGCGCAGCCCGACGCGACACTGGCCGAAATAAGCCTCGCCTTGGCCGCCGCCGCCGGCCCGGCCCTGAGCCGCACGAGTACGTGGCGGGCGGTCGAGCGCCTGGGGTGGGGGCGCAAAAAAAAAGCATCTACGCCGCCGAGCGTGACACCGAACGCGTCGTAGCCTTGCGCCGCTTGTTTTTGGAAGCCATTCAGCCAGAAGATGTTACCCGTTTCGTATTCGTGGACGAGACGAGCACTAACCTCACCTACTGCCGCCGCTATGGCCGGGCCCCGGCCGGCCAGCGCCTGGACCAGGCCGTGCCGTTGCACAGCGGCCCGAACGTGACGCTCCTCGCCGCCCTGACCCCGGACGGGCTCGGGGCGTTGCTCAGCGTCAACGGGGCTGTCAACGGGGCTGTCAACGGCGACGTGTTTGCCGCCTACCTCGACCAGGTGCTCGGCCCCACCCTGCGGCCGGGCGACGTGGTGGTACTCGACAACCTCTCCGTGCATAAGGTGGACAGGCTGGACGATATCGTGCGCAAATACGGGGCACGGCTGCGCTACCTGCCGCCTTATTCGCCTGATTTCAACCCCATTGAACTGGCTTTTAGCAAGCTCAAGACGTGGCTGCGCACCGCCAAGACCCGTACCCGCGACCTGCTGGAGGAAGCCATCCGGGCCGCCGCCGAGTGGGTAACCGAACAGGATGCCAAAAATTGGTTTGACCATTGTGGATATCATGTACAGTGATTTGGAAACCGCTCTAGGCACCATGCTACCCTAGGGCCCTGAGGCAGTCTCCTGCGGTGCGAGCACAGCTTGGTGGTACGAGCGGGTGGCCGCTACGGCGTTTCCCAGGGGCCCGCGGGGTCGTAGTGAAGGTGGCCGGCGGCGATGTGCAGCGGGGCCCCTACGTTGTTGTGGTAGAGCTGGCCGGTACCCAGGCCCTGGGCAAAGTCGCCCACCGCAAACTCGCCCGTGAGCTGGGCCACGGCGTTCAGGCCGATGTTTGATTCCAGAGCCGAGGTCATCCACCAGCCCAGGCCGCGGGCTTCGGCGTGGGCTACCCAGCGGCGGGTGGCGGCGTGCCCACCCAGTAGCGTGGGCTTCAGCACGAGGTAGGCGGGGCGCACGGCGTCGAGCAGGGCCTCCTGCCGGGCGGAGGTTTCCAGGCCAATCAGCTCTTCATCAAGGGCCACGGGCACCGGCGAGTGGCGGCAAACCTCGGCCAGGGCCCCCCACTGCCCAGCGGCCACGGGCTGCTCGATGGAGTGCAAATCGAACCGGGCGAGCTGCCCCAGCTTGCCCAAGGCCTCGGCGGGCGCAAAGGCGCCGTTGGCGTCCACGCGCAGCACGAGTTGGGCGGGCCCAGCCACGGCCCGGATTTCGGCCAGGATTGCCAGCTCGGTGGCAAAGTCCAGGCCCCCGATTTTCAGCTTGAGGCAGCGGTAGCCGGCGGCCAGCTTTTCCTCAATCTGTTGGCGCATGAAGGCCGCGTCGCCCATCCACACCAGCCCGTTGATGGGCAAGCCTGCCTGGCCCGTGGCAAAAGCGTTGCCGTACAGCTGCCGCCGGCCGCCGCCGGCCCAGTCCAGGGCCGCAGTTTCGAGGGCAAATGCCAGGGCCGGCCGCCCGGGGCCCACCAGCACCGGGGCATCGGTGGCCACAAATTCGGCGTAGCCTGCCGCGTTGAACCGGGCGCATAGCGCCGCTACTTCAGCGGCGAAGCCCAGGCCGTGGTCGGGGCTAAGGCCAGCCAGGGGCGCGGCCTCGCCCACGCCTACCGGGCCGTCGGGGCGGGCAGCGTCGCGCAGGTGCAGGTACCAGGCCGTGTGCACGGCCAGGGCCCCGCGCGAGGTGCGGGCCGGAAAATTGAAGCGCAAGTCGCGCCGGGAAGCCGAAAGCTGGAGCATGACGCAAAGATGCGGGGGCCGCGGCTACCGGCGCGCTGAAGCGTACCAGGCAGCCGCGACCCCCGCACGTGTGAACCATGGAATGCCCTAGGCGGCGGTCTCAAATAAGCGCACTTTTTTAGATTTTAGGACTTACGCAGCGCCTGGCAAAAGCAGCGGAATAGATGGATGGCGTAGTTGCTGGCGCAGAAACGCCGCCCAGGGCAATTGGCGCGCCTGGTAAAGAGTCTGCCCAATGGCCTGCGCATACTGCCGCAACGATACCCAAGCTAAAAACGGCACGTTAAGTGATTACGCTGGGAAATAGCCTTGCGGTGCTGGCACTTTTCCGACCCCCGTTACCTGCTTGAAGCTGCGGTGAAACTCCTCCACCTACCAGCGCACTTCAACCGCGTCAATCACCATTTCACAGGCCAAGTGAGCAGCTAAATAGTTGGTAATGAAACGTTCAATATCGCCGTTTGTGACCACTAGCTTGAATAATTTTACCCCAAACGGCACCTCTTGCAGGCGCACTTCCACGCCCTTGCTCCAGCCCGGAGCAGGTGGTTCGAGCGAATCCAACTTTTGGCACCCGGTTTCTTTGCTCAAATTCACGAACCGGTTGCTTTTCAGGGTCGTGAAAAACATCCGACCGGCCCGATGAACCTTTTTCAGATCCGTGCTGCCCGCATACCAGGAATCAAATAAAATGGTACGCGCCAGCAATTTGCCCTCTGCTGCTACCTGCTGGAACATGTCCAGAAAATGGTTGTTTTTGGTCTTCGTATCCTGGTCCGGCGCGTAAAGCCGGAAATCCAGGGGCATAAAATCGCCGGCGCCGCCGCTGCTGCGCACCAAATTGACCAAGCCAATCCCAGTGGCCATGCCGTGCACGTTGCCGGAGTGTTGACGCTTGGCTACTGCGATGAACTTACGATGCGTTTGTCTTGCACGCTATCGTCCACCACCAGAAAAGCTCCCGGTGAATCGGAGAGCAGCGGTAGTACGAGCTGACGCAATTGACTAGAAGAAAACTGATTATCGCGCAAGAACCGATTCACCTGGTCGTGACTGACGTCGGGCAGATACGCCGCCAGATGCATGCACGTGTAGTTTCTTGGCGTACTCAGCAGGTAATCTGCGCACTTGCTTTGTGTGAGCAGGGTGGGTATTTTTTGCCTAATTCACCCCTAACTGCGCAAGTCCTAAGATAAATTATTCTAAAAGAGTGCGTTAGGTGGCCGCTTTGTAGCCGGCTTGGCTATTTTTAGCGGGGCGGCGGCTCACAAGGCCACCCTTGCGGCCGGCGTCGCGGGCCTCTTCGGCGGTGAAGCGGTGGCCGCGGCCGCTGGCGTGCGAGGCCTTGCCGCCTTCGCTGGCAATGCGGCGCTGGGTTTCGGGGCTCATGGCGGCAAAGCCGCGGCGGCTTTTAGCGCCGGTGCGGTTGGCCGGACGCGGAGTAGTGGCTTCGGACGTGTTTGTTACTTCCATGGCTAGTATAATTAGAAGAAGGAGTAAAATTCCACCAAGACAATGACTGTCGTTACCTTGAATAACATGTTACCGTACTGAACTGGAATATAGTTACGAATCGCCTCAGAATAAGCCTAAAATACCAGCTTTTACGGATAAGTTCTACGTATTTATGCTGAACTGTTGTGGCGAGTGCGTGGACGAGCGTTGCGCAGGCCGTGCAACCAAGCAAGCTGCCTAGCGGTTGAAGGCCTTAGTTTCCGTTTTTGCGCTTCGTTCGTATGAGTTTGCCGCTGACTACCGCCTGGGCCGCGCCCGCCCTTGCCACCGCCCCGGCCGGGGCCCTGGCCGACCGCTACCGCGCCGTGCGCGACCAATCAGAGGCCCTGTGCCGGCCGCTGCTGCCCGAAGACACCGTGGTGCAGCCCACCCTCGATGTGAGCCCACCCAAGTGGCACCTGGCCCACACCACCTGGTTTTGGGAAACCATGCTGCTGGGGCCCTACGCGCCCGGCTACCAGGTATTTCACCCCGAGTTTGCCTACCTGTTCAACTCATACTACAACTCGCTGGGCTCGCGTGTGAACCGGGCCGAGCGCGGCACCCTCACGCGCCCGGCGCTGGCCGAGGTGCTGGCCTACCGCGCCCACGTCGACGCCCACCTGCTGGCCCTGCTGGCCGACGAAGCCGCCCTGCCCGCCGCCGCCCGCGAACTAGTGGAAGTGGGCCTCCAGCACGAGCAGCAGCACCAGGAGCTGCTGGCCACTGACATCAAGTTCATCCTCAGCACCAGTCCGTTGAACCCTGAATACACGCCCGGCCCCTTTCCGGCCGACGCGGGGGCCCTGGCGCCGCCGGCCGCCTGGCTGCCGGTGCCGGGCGGCGTGTTCCCAGTCGGGTTTCAGGGCGCAGGCTTTTGCTTTGATAACGAGTTGCCGGTGCACGAGGCGCTGGTACCCGATTTTGAGCTACAAAACCGCCTGGTGACCAACGCCGAGTACCTCGAATTTGTGGAGGCCGGCGGCTACCGCGACTTCCGCCACTGGCTGGGCGAGGGCTGGGACCTGGCCCAGGCGGCGGGCTGGCAGGCGCCGCTCTACTGGGTAAAAAGCCCTGACGGCCAGTGGCTGCGCTTCACGCACCACGGCCTGCGGCCGCTGGAGCTGGCCGCGCCCGTCGCGCACGTTAGCTTTTACGAGGCCGACGCCTACGCCCAGTGGGCGGGGGCCCGCCTGCCCACCGAGCAGGAGTGGGAAGTGGCCGCCCGCCGCTTTGGGGCCAGACACGCCGACGACGGCACCTGGCTCGAAAGCCCCCGCCTTGACCCCGCCCCTGTGCCCGCCGACGCCGACCCCACCGCCTGCCACCAGCTGCTGGGCGAGTGCTGGCAGTGGACGTACTCGGCCTACCACGCCTACCCCGGCTACCGCCGCTCGGCGGGGCCCCTGGGCGAGTACAACGGCAAGTTTATGGTGAACCAGCTGGTGCTGCGCGGAGCTTCCTGCGCCACGCCGCGCAGCCACGGCCGCGTCAGCTACCGCAATTTCTTCCACGCCGATAAGCGCTGGCAATTCACCGGCATCCGGCTGGCGCGGTAGCTTTGGGGCAGTTTCCATCGGGGCACACTTGGTTAAAAGTTAAGATTGAGAAGTTAAAATACAGGTTAAAAGGTGTTTAACTCTTTGTTTTTAACGCTTTCAGAACACACGCACCGATGTGAAATATGCTCCAGGGCCCCGGCCGGCGCGGTTTGCAGCCAGCGGCGGGGCCAGCCCCGGGGGCCGGGGCGCGTTTTTAGATTACCACGCCGCCGGCATACTTTGTTTCCGTGCCAGACCCCGGCACCCGTTTTTTCGTTAAGTACCCGCATGACCCCTTCCGCCGCCCCGTCACCGGTTGTTTCCAGCCTGGCCGCCCACGTGGCCGAAGGCCTGCGCCGGGCCCCCAAAACCCTCTCGTCGATGTACTTGTACGACGACGCGGGCAGCCAGCTGTTTCAGCAAATCATGGGCCTGCCCGAGTACTACCCCACCCGGGCCGAGTACGGGATTTTTGCTGCCCACGGCCCGGCCATCGCCGCCGCCCTCAACCCCGCC is a window from the Hymenobacter nivis genome containing:
- a CDS encoding transposase translates to MKAYSIDLRERVAAACAAPQARIYQVAAQFSVSISFVDKLLRRQRTSGSLAALPASGGPMPRLDPAGQDLLRACLVAQPDATLAEISLALAAAAGPALSRTSTWRAVERLGWGRKKKASTPPSVTPNAS
- a CDS encoding o-succinylbenzoate synthase, yielding MLQLSASRRDLRFNFPARTSRGALAVHTAWYLHLRDAARPDGPVGVGEAAPLAGLSPDHGLGFAAEVAALCARFNAAGYAEFVATDAPVLVGPGRPALAFALETAALDWAGGGRRQLYGNAFATGQAGLPINGLVWMGDAAFMRQQIEEKLAAGYRCLKLKIGGLDFATELAILAEIRAVAGPAQLVLRVDANGAFAPAEALGKLGQLARFDLHSIEQPVAAGQWGALAEVCRHSPVPVALDEELIGLETSARQEALLDAVRPAYLVLKPTLLGGHAATRRWVAHAEARGLGWWMTSALESNIGLNAVAQLTGEFAVGDFAQGLGTGQLYHNNVGAPLHIAAGHLHYDPAGPWETP
- a CDS encoding IS630 family transposase, yielding MRRLFLEAIQPEDVTRFVFVDETSTNLTYCRRYGRAPAGQRLDQAVPLHSGPNVTLLAALTPDGLGALLSVNGAVNGAVNGDVFAAYLDQVLGPTLRPGDVVVLDNLSVHKVDRLDDIVRKYGARLRYLPPYSPDFNPIELAFSKLKTWLRTAKTRTRDLLEEAIRAAAEWVTEQDAKNWFDHCGYHVQ
- a CDS encoding phasin family protein, whose product is MEDLFKKFINAGVGYLAQGLAQGNKKVQSTIDALVKDSKLSEQEGKKIVDDLLKSGETKRTELEQQLKGLADRMKDSVGLKGKTKDNAPAASAKKAPAKKAPAKKAGAPKAAGSVASKVAGATQKAAGQVSAPAKARAPKAPAKPRAAARKPAAGSSEA
- a CDS encoding KGG domain-containing protein, which gives rise to MEVTNTSEATTPRPANRTGAKSRRGFAAMSPETQRRIASEGGKASHASGRGHRFTAEEARDAGRKGGLVSRRPAKNSQAGYKAAT
- the egtB gene encoding ergothioneine biosynthesis protein EgtB is translated as MSLPLTTAWAAPALATAPAGALADRYRAVRDQSEALCRPLLPEDTVVQPTLDVSPPKWHLAHTTWFWETMLLGPYAPGYQVFHPEFAYLFNSYYNSLGSRVNRAERGTLTRPALAEVLAYRAHVDAHLLALLADEAALPAAARELVEVGLQHEQQHQELLATDIKFILSTSPLNPEYTPGPFPADAGALAPPAAWLPVPGGVFPVGFQGAGFCFDNELPVHEALVPDFELQNRLVTNAEYLEFVEAGGYRDFRHWLGEGWDLAQAAGWQAPLYWVKSPDGQWLRFTHHGLRPLELAAPVAHVSFYEADAYAQWAGARLPTEQEWEVAARRFGARHADDGTWLESPRLDPAPVPADADPTACHQLLGECWQWTYSAYHAYPGYRRSAGPLGEYNGKFMVNQLVLRGASCATPRSHGRVSYRNFFHADKRWQFTGIRLAR
- a CDS encoding aspartyl protease family protein — its product is MKTLICLFALRRAGARLLVLALLLAGVQPGYGQDAGLFRLARAGQRRMSLLLQVQRNLPIVQVWLNGTGPYNFLLDTGVASSLLLSPAIADSLHLPHGQDFRVVGTGGKPTGLLAYQSPRVHVGLGRHGQEAVAPAMALLVLNGDSLNLSGYMGLRVHGILGSELFQSFVAAFEGQVGGQERLVLTPPAVYQPPHSRRWTGLPLAIEGRKAYFTVAVRQDGDSAARPLKLLLDTGASHALSLETTSDPRLHLPAPGLPADLGHGLNGLVRGVLGRVATVDMGRYRLPTVLTSFPNAADVHARTDVFRNGSVGYELLRRFRIVIDYPHRQLWLRRSLAFAEPFEHDMAGFDVLAVGPALRRYQVLGVVPGTPAAAAGLQDGDELLAVGILPVELLSLTQLTHLLRSTSGTVLHLIVRHPGGELLAASLRLQRRI